In the Corynebacterium gerontici genome, one interval contains:
- a CDS encoding dipeptide ABC transporter ATP-binding protein has product MTNDQHTPLLELEDLHIAFESSTGTVEAVRGANLKIYPGQSVAIVGESGSGKSTTAMSIIGLLPGTGKVTKGSIKFNGTDITALNDKQMQEYRGSMIGLVPQDPMSNLNPVWKIGTQIKEALRANNVVSASEMDQRVTELLEEAGLPDAQRRAKQYPHEFSGGMRQRALIGMGLAARPKLLIADEPTSALDVTVQKRILDHLGTLTQELGTAVLFITHDLGLAAERAEHLVVMHRGRIVESGPSLEILRDPQHPYTQRLVDAAPSLASSRIQSAKAQGRAADGLLVAEHDITTDDVIRVENLTKVFDVRGAKGAKKELRAVDDVTFGLREGTTLAIVGESGSGKSTVANMVLKLLEPTSGRVLYKGKDITTLNDKETFDMRRKLQVVFQNPYGSLDPMFSIYRCIEEPLLVHKVGNRKQREARVAELLDMVAMPRSAMRRYPNELSGGQRQRIAVARALALEPEVVVLDEAVSALDVLVQHQILQLLTELQDELKLSYLFITHDLAVVRQTADEVVVMEKGRLVERGTTDELFTNAQQEYTRDLINSVPGLGLL; this is encoded by the coding sequence ATGACGAACGATCAGCACACCCCCTTGCTGGAACTAGAAGATCTGCACATCGCATTTGAATCTTCCACCGGCACCGTCGAGGCGGTTCGCGGAGCGAATCTTAAGATTTATCCCGGCCAGTCGGTCGCTATTGTTGGTGAGTCTGGCTCCGGCAAGTCCACGACTGCCATGTCCATCATCGGACTGCTGCCCGGCACCGGCAAGGTAACCAAAGGCAGCATTAAGTTCAACGGCACCGACATTACGGCGCTTAATGATAAGCAGATGCAGGAGTATCGTGGCTCGATGATCGGCCTGGTGCCCCAGGATCCGATGAGCAACTTGAACCCCGTGTGGAAAATCGGCACGCAAATCAAGGAAGCTCTTCGGGCCAACAATGTGGTGAGTGCCTCTGAGATGGATCAGCGCGTGACTGAACTACTCGAGGAGGCTGGGCTTCCCGACGCCCAACGACGCGCGAAGCAATATCCGCACGAATTTTCCGGCGGCATGCGCCAGCGAGCTCTCATCGGCATGGGTCTTGCAGCACGTCCTAAATTGTTGATCGCCGACGAACCCACTTCCGCCCTGGACGTCACGGTTCAGAAGCGCATTTTGGATCATCTGGGCACACTCACCCAAGAACTCGGCACCGCAGTGCTCTTCATTACTCACGATTTGGGCTTGGCTGCTGAACGAGCCGAACACCTCGTGGTGATGCACCGTGGGCGCATCGTGGAGTCGGGTCCTTCCCTGGAAATCTTGCGCGATCCGCAGCACCCTTACACTCAACGACTCGTCGATGCGGCGCCGTCTTTGGCGTCTTCGAGGATTCAATCCGCCAAGGCGCAGGGCCGCGCCGCCGACGGGCTCTTGGTTGCTGAACATGACATCACCACGGATGACGTGATCCGCGTGGAAAACTTGACCAAGGTGTTTGACGTCCGTGGTGCCAAGGGCGCAAAGAAGGAATTGCGCGCCGTTGACGACGTTACCTTCGGCTTGCGTGAAGGCACCACGCTCGCCATAGTGGGGGAGTCCGGTTCGGGCAAGTCGACCGTCGCGAATATGGTGCTCAAACTGCTGGAGCCAACCAGTGGCCGAGTGCTCTACAAGGGCAAAGACATCACCACCCTCAACGACAAGGAAACTTTCGACATGCGGCGAAAGCTGCAGGTGGTGTTCCAGAATCCCTATGGATCCCTCGACCCAATGTTCTCGATCTACCGCTGCATCGAGGAACCACTGCTGGTGCACAAGGTTGGCAACCGAAAGCAACGAGAAGCCCGAGTCGCCGAGTTGCTAGACATGGTAGCCATGCCGCGATCGGCAATGCGACGTTACCCGAATGAACTATCTGGTGGTCAGCGTCAAAGAATTGCCGTGGCTCGCGCGCTGGCGTTAGAGCCAGAAGTTGTGGTGCTCGACGAGGCCGTCTCGGCCCTCGACGTGCTGGTGCAACACCAGATCTTGCAATTGCTTACCGAGCTTCAAGATGAGCTGAAGCTGAGCTATCTCTTCATCACCCACGATCTGGCGGTGGTGCGTCAAACCGCCGATGAAGTGGTCGTTATGGAAAAGGGACGCTTGGTGGAACGTGGTACCACCGACGAGCTTTTCACTAACGCACAGCAGGAATACACGCGAGACCTGATCAATTCCGTGCCTGGTTTGGGCTTGCTCTAA
- a CDS encoding GtrA family protein, with protein MARSSTIGTTIVQFLRFGIVGGSGVLVNMAVVVLMNKLMLFSADITPEDPFYNLFGTAFHIRWYHVFQTVAFLVANTWNYQLNRMWTFKATVSPKWWKGFFAFLTTGLVAFMVSLVISTLLMNPESPIALSDRIFDNSDGFHTKVYWANAIAILVSMPINFLINRLWAFRPTRIVVDQEPISHV; from the coding sequence GTGGCGCGATCGTCCACAATAGGCACCACGATTGTCCAATTCTTGAGATTTGGCATCGTGGGTGGCTCTGGCGTGCTGGTGAACATGGCTGTCGTGGTGCTGATGAACAAGCTCATGCTGTTCAGCGCGGACATCACCCCAGAAGATCCTTTCTATAATCTCTTCGGTACGGCTTTCCACATTCGCTGGTATCACGTATTTCAAACGGTGGCGTTCCTGGTGGCCAACACTTGGAATTATCAACTCAACCGAATGTGGACCTTCAAGGCAACGGTGAGCCCAAAATGGTGGAAGGGATTCTTCGCCTTCCTCACCACCGGCCTTGTGGCGTTCATGGTGAGCTTGGTCATCTCAACATTGCTGATGAACCCAGAGTCGCCCATCGCGCTTTCTGATCGAATTTTCGATAATTCGGACGGTTTCCACACCAAGGTCTACTGGGCTAATGCGATCGCCATCCTCGTATCCATGCCGATCAACTTCCTCATCAACCGCCTGTGGGCATTCCGCCCTACCCGCATCGTGGTGGACCAGGAGCCCATCAGCCACGTCTAA
- a CDS encoding ABC transporter family substrate-binding protein has protein sequence MSTKHRFAIIALATVLVSCAAKPGPAPVENVRPSNVASTTQQREKQESRLSVGIDPLTAGLNPHLLFDANEFVNTLAQLVLPSAFEAGKLNGDLLEAARPVSPPKGVALSIRYDINPEAQWSDGTPITVADFEYLRNGIAETPGALDAARYRAISNVRSANGGRTVYVDFEQPIGDWQSMFQNLLPSHVLGPASDFATALNDDIPASGWRLSLSSVDRGRGVITLHRNDRYWGTKPAQVETVQFVEVRSLSQATELLRSGQLSFVDMTPTEVAKDTFGLIPHAQVRTNVLDRRLQLSATPSLDVTARKSLASMIDPEMIARLATGRSSELDVPASRILEADPTGLLALGRPIRLGVDPSDSTALAATRAIADILDNAGVDARVITSDSTDLLQRTVSDGDIDAIVAWTPAKPRDMYHCDGDVVAANISTYCDPSVNDTIEALIAGQVPSEALETQTQALESEQFLNTVLLRDVRLQALGKGIVGPNPDLQRWPVGLSSLADWSLQNN, from the coding sequence ATGTCAACCAAGCACCGTTTCGCCATCATCGCCTTGGCAACGGTGCTTGTTTCATGTGCGGCGAAGCCCGGTCCTGCACCGGTAGAAAATGTCCGCCCGAGCAACGTCGCTAGCACCACTCAGCAGCGGGAGAAGCAAGAATCTCGGCTGTCGGTCGGCATTGATCCGCTCACCGCGGGGCTCAATCCACACTTGCTTTTCGACGCCAACGAGTTCGTCAACACCCTGGCACAACTGGTGCTCCCCAGCGCATTTGAAGCAGGCAAGCTCAACGGTGATTTGCTTGAGGCCGCGCGTCCGGTAAGCCCGCCGAAGGGTGTCGCGCTGAGCATTCGTTATGACATCAACCCCGAGGCGCAGTGGTCTGACGGCACGCCCATCACCGTTGCGGATTTCGAGTACCTACGTAATGGCATCGCTGAAACCCCGGGGGCACTCGATGCTGCTCGGTACCGAGCCATTAGCAATGTGCGGTCTGCCAATGGTGGCCGCACGGTGTACGTGGACTTTGAACAGCCCATCGGGGATTGGCAGTCCATGTTCCAGAATCTTTTGCCGAGCCATGTGCTGGGCCCTGCCTCCGATTTTGCCACTGCACTCAACGACGATATTCCTGCATCCGGCTGGCGTTTGTCGTTGAGTAGCGTGGATCGTGGCCGCGGCGTAATTACGTTGCACCGCAATGACCGCTACTGGGGCACGAAGCCAGCGCAGGTCGAAACTGTGCAATTTGTTGAAGTGCGCAGCTTGTCTCAGGCTACGGAGTTGCTGCGTTCCGGGCAGTTGAGTTTTGTGGATATGACGCCCACGGAGGTTGCCAAGGATACCTTCGGTTTGATTCCGCACGCGCAGGTTCGCACCAATGTTTTGGATCGACGCCTGCAGCTCAGCGCAACTCCTTCTTTAGACGTCACTGCACGCAAATCTCTGGCCTCCATGATCGATCCCGAGATGATCGCGCGTTTAGCTACGGGGCGTTCGAGTGAACTTGATGTTCCCGCTTCCCGCATTCTGGAAGCTGATCCGACGGGACTATTGGCGCTTGGTAGGCCGATTCGTCTAGGCGTGGACCCATCCGACTCCACGGCGCTTGCCGCCACCCGCGCCATCGCCGACATTCTGGACAACGCTGGTGTTGATGCCCGAGTCATTACTTCTGATAGCACCGATCTGCTTCAGCGCACCGTTTCCGATGGCGATATTGATGCGATTGTGGCGTGGACTCCCGCGAAGCCGCGCGACATGTATCACTGCGACGGAGACGTCGTTGCCGCGAATATCAGCACCTACTGCGATCCATCGGTGAATGACACCATTGAGGCGCTCATTGCGGGCCAAGTGCCCAGCGAGGCGCTCGAAACGCAAACCCAAGCGCTGGAATCTGAGCAGTTCCTCAACACCGTACTGCTCCGCGACGTTCGTTTACAGGCCTTGGGCAAGGGTATTGTGGGGCCGAATCCTGATCTCCAGCGCTGGCCGGTGGGGTTGTCCTCTCTTGCCGACTGGAGCTTGCAAAACAATTAG
- the fdxA gene encoding ferredoxin — translation MTYTIAQPCVDVMDRSCVEECPVDCIYEGKRSLYIHPDECVDCGACEPACPVEAIFYEDDVPDEWIDYNDANAAFFDDLGSPGGAAKLGPQDFDAPLVEKLPPQA, via the coding sequence ATGACGTACACAATTGCTCAACCCTGTGTTGATGTCATGGATCGTTCCTGCGTTGAGGAATGCCCCGTGGACTGCATCTACGAAGGAAAGCGCTCCCTCTACATTCACCCCGATGAGTGCGTCGACTGCGGTGCTTGCGAACCTGCTTGCCCCGTTGAGGCCATTTTCTATGAAGACGACGTACCGGACGAGTGGATCGACTACAACGACGCGAACGCCGCATTCTTTGACGATCTCGGCTCGCCAGGCGGCGCTGCCAAGCTCGGCCCGCAAGATTTCGACGCGCCACTGGTGGAAAAGCTTCCTCCGCAGGCTTAA
- the dapC gene encoding succinyldiaminopimelate transaminase — MRTPLSATLPDFPWNLLEPAKQRAAEHPDGMINLSVGSPIDEVAPGIQLALAEAAAPGGYPQTIGTPELREAITASLQRRYQVQGAPGVLPVIGTKEAIALLPMLLGIRGTVLIPEVAYPTYEVAALVAGATPLRASTPPEDASGIDLVFINSPSNPTGAVSTLEELRAWVAWGREHNVIIASDECYLGLCWEGEALSILHPDVCDGDFSNLLAIHSLSKTSNLAAYRSGFFAGDEALLAELTEVRKHTGLMMPGPIQAATVAALNDDAQEELQQLRYAKRRAVLYRALSDASFRIEHSQAGLYLWITRDEDCWDTVQWFAERGVLVAPGEFYGPEGQRFVRVALTAPMEQIEQVAARLA, encoded by the coding sequence GTGCGCACACCCTTGTCAGCCACGCTGCCGGATTTCCCATGGAACTTGCTGGAGCCTGCAAAGCAGCGTGCCGCTGAGCACCCAGATGGCATGATTAATCTCTCGGTAGGCTCGCCCATCGACGAGGTGGCGCCCGGCATTCAACTCGCACTGGCTGAGGCCGCTGCGCCCGGGGGCTATCCCCAAACTATCGGCACCCCCGAATTGCGAGAGGCTATCACCGCGTCTTTGCAACGCCGATACCAGGTACAAGGCGCACCAGGGGTCCTTCCGGTCATCGGCACGAAAGAAGCCATCGCCTTGCTGCCCATGCTGCTTGGCATTCGTGGCACCGTATTGATCCCAGAGGTCGCGTACCCAACATACGAGGTGGCGGCGCTGGTAGCTGGCGCAACCCCGTTGCGCGCGAGCACACCGCCTGAAGACGCAAGCGGCATTGATCTTGTGTTTATCAACTCGCCATCGAATCCCACAGGGGCAGTGAGCACACTGGAAGAATTGCGTGCTTGGGTGGCGTGGGGGCGTGAGCACAATGTGATCATCGCCTCCGACGAGTGCTACCTGGGCTTGTGTTGGGAAGGCGAAGCGCTGTCCATCCTCCATCCGGATGTATGCGATGGTGACTTCAGCAACCTGCTGGCGATCCACTCGCTGTCAAAAACCTCCAACCTCGCCGCCTACCGCTCGGGCTTCTTCGCCGGTGATGAAGCATTGCTCGCCGAGCTCACTGAGGTGCGGAAGCACACTGGCCTGATGATGCCCGGGCCAATTCAGGCGGCAACCGTGGCAGCGCTCAATGATGATGCCCAAGAAGAGCTGCAACAACTTCGCTACGCCAAGCGTCGCGCGGTGCTCTATCGTGCGCTGAGCGATGCGAGTTTCCGTATTGAGCACTCTCAGGCGGGTCTGTATCTTTGGATCACTCGTGACGAGGATTGCTGGGACACCGTGCAGTGGTTCGCGGAACGTGGCGTGCTCGTGGCTCCAGGTGAGTTCTATGGACCTGAGGGGCAGCGCTTCGTCCGCGTTGCTTTGACCGCACCGATGGAGCAAATCGAGCAGGTGGCCGCGCGTTTGGCCTAG
- the mshB gene encoding N-acetyl-1-D-myo-inositol-2-amino-2-deoxy-alpha-D-glucopyranoside deacetylase, with protein MRDLLGKTVVAVHAHPDDEAIWTGGLLAHLAQRGADVHVITCTLGEQGEVIGEPYAQLVADQADQLGGFRIAELRRSLNILGVHGEFLGGAGHWRDSGMIGDPANEHPRAFISSGEASVQQLAQRFEALCPDLVVTYGPDGGYGHPDHVRAHHITHEAAKRVAIPRILWAVTSREDLEAGLATIKQPPSGWRLALSGEIACVAETDLRLHLDDASYAAKLEAMKAHATQLWIADGSVSETNPEARRTRIEDPDLVPAIFALSNLIAQPLLRTESYQLGAGSRPESNDPMAGL; from the coding sequence ATGCGAGACCTGCTGGGAAAGACGGTTGTTGCTGTTCACGCACACCCAGACGACGAGGCGATTTGGACTGGCGGGCTGCTGGCGCATCTGGCACAGCGCGGTGCCGACGTCCACGTGATCACTTGTACGTTAGGTGAGCAAGGCGAGGTTATCGGTGAGCCGTATGCACAGCTCGTGGCCGATCAAGCCGACCAGCTCGGTGGTTTCCGCATCGCAGAACTGCGCCGCTCCCTAAACATCCTCGGTGTGCACGGGGAGTTCCTCGGCGGCGCCGGCCATTGGCGCGATTCTGGGATGATCGGGGATCCTGCCAATGAACACCCGCGGGCCTTCATATCCTCTGGCGAGGCATCAGTCCAGCAGCTTGCACAAAGGTTTGAGGCGCTTTGCCCAGACCTCGTGGTCACCTATGGCCCCGACGGTGGTTACGGGCATCCCGACCACGTTCGCGCACACCACATCACGCATGAGGCGGCCAAACGTGTAGCGATTCCGAGAATCTTGTGGGCGGTGACCTCCAGGGAGGACCTCGAAGCGGGCCTCGCCACCATCAAGCAGCCGCCGTCTGGTTGGCGATTAGCGCTGTCTGGGGAGATCGCCTGCGTTGCAGAGACGGATCTTCGTCTGCATCTGGACGACGCCAGCTACGCAGCCAAGCTCGAAGCGATGAAAGCTCACGCCACCCAACTGTGGATCGCAGACGGCAGCGTTTCGGAAACCAACCCGGAGGCGAGAAGGACCCGCATCGAAGATCCGGATTTGGTGCCTGCAATTTTTGCGCTTTCGAATCTCATCGCGCAGCCCCTGTTGCGCACCGAAAGTTATCAGCTCGGGGCCGGTTCGCGTCCTGAGTCCAACGACCCGATGGCGGGACTCTGA
- a CDS encoding ABC transporter permease → MHKEHPSINESNEPLVPNAQQVSPTRPGQERFVAAEDESGLGAVDAVRDDSAPTSVWGEAWKHLRKRPMFWVSAVLIALALLLAVVPGLFTSTDPAFCELSKSLRPPSEGHPFGFDRQGCDIFARTIYGARASVSVGVLTTLFVVILGTAIGSLAGYFGGVLDAILSRITDIFFAVPLVLAAIVVMQVFKEQRTILTVVVVLSIFGWTSIARITRGTVMATKNEEFVTAAKAVGASKWYILRKHILPNAAAPIIVYATVALGSFIVAEATLSFLGIGLPPTIVSWGGDIARAQASLRTQPMVLFYPAMALGATVLSFIMMGDVVRDALDPKARKR, encoded by the coding sequence ATGCATAAAGAACACCCAAGCATCAATGAATCCAATGAACCGCTGGTGCCCAACGCGCAGCAGGTCTCTCCCACACGCCCCGGTCAGGAACGCTTCGTCGCCGCCGAGGACGAAAGTGGTCTCGGGGCCGTCGACGCGGTTCGCGATGACTCCGCACCCACATCCGTATGGGGCGAAGCCTGGAAGCACCTTCGCAAGCGCCCAATGTTTTGGGTATCGGCGGTGCTGATTGCACTGGCGCTGCTGTTGGCAGTTGTTCCTGGCTTGTTTACCTCCACCGATCCAGCCTTCTGCGAACTATCAAAATCGTTACGTCCGCCGTCTGAGGGGCACCCTTTCGGTTTTGATCGCCAAGGCTGTGACATCTTTGCCCGCACCATTTATGGCGCGCGCGCCTCGGTGTCCGTTGGCGTGCTCACCACCTTGTTTGTGGTGATTCTGGGCACCGCGATCGGCTCGTTGGCTGGCTACTTCGGTGGGGTGCTTGACGCGATTCTCTCGCGCATTACCGACATTTTCTTCGCCGTTCCGCTGGTGCTTGCTGCGATTGTTGTTATGCAAGTGTTCAAAGAGCAGCGCACGATCCTAACCGTGGTGGTTGTGCTCAGCATTTTCGGATGGACTTCCATCGCCAGAATTACCCGTGGCACCGTGATGGCCACCAAGAATGAGGAATTCGTGACTGCAGCGAAAGCGGTTGGCGCCAGCAAGTGGTACATCTTGCGCAAGCACATCTTGCCCAACGCGGCAGCGCCAATCATCGTGTACGCCACCGTGGCGCTGGGTTCTTTCATCGTGGCGGAAGCAACCTTGTCCTTCCTGGGCATTGGCTTGCCGCCGACGATCGTGTCCTGGGGTGGCGATATCGCTCGTGCTCAGGCTTCGCTGAGGACGCAGCCGATGGTGCTGTTCTATCCGGCCATGGCACTGGGCGCGACGGTGCTCAGCTTCATCATGATGGGCGACGTGGTTCGCGACGCCCTCGACCCGAAGGCGAGGAAGCGCTAA
- the typA gene encoding translational GTPase TypA, which yields MTRPEFRNVAIVAHVDHGKTTLVDAMLRQSGAFDAHAEVVDRVMDSGDLEKEKGITILAKNTAIRRQGAGKDGNDLVINVIDTPGHADFGGEVERALSMVDGVVLLIDASEGPLPQTRFVLGKALAAKMPVIILVNKTDRPDARIDEVVEEAHDLLLELASAIDDPEAAEAAENLLDLPVLYASGREGKASTENPGNGNIPDAEDLQALFDVIYDVMPEPTADIEGPLQAHVTNLDSSSFLGRIGLIRVHSGSVKKGQQVAWIHYDEEGNQHTKTAKIAELLRTVGVTRVPADEVVAGDIAAISGIDNIMIGDTLADPEHPNPLPRITVDEPAISMTIGVNTSPLAGRGGGDKLTARMVKARLDQELIGNVSLRVLPTERPDAWEVQGRGEMALSVLVETMRREGFELTVGKPQVVTQEIDGKLHEPFEHMVIDVPGEYQGAVTQLMAARKGQMVAMDNVSDDWVRMEFKVPARGLIGFRTTFMTETRGTGIANHYSEGFEPWAGEIKDRATGSLVADRSGQITAYALQQLADRGSFFVEPGTEAYEGMVVGANNRDEDMDINITREKKLTNMRSATADATVTLAKARSLSLDEAMEFCGQDECVEVTPDTLRVRKVILNATERARARSREKARNK from the coding sequence TTGACCCGTCCAGAATTCCGAAATGTTGCCATCGTCGCGCACGTTGACCATGGCAAAACCACGCTTGTCGACGCCATGCTGCGTCAGTCCGGCGCATTCGACGCCCACGCAGAAGTAGTTGACCGAGTGATGGATTCCGGTGACCTGGAAAAGGAAAAGGGCATCACCATCCTCGCCAAGAACACCGCGATCCGCCGCCAGGGCGCGGGTAAAGATGGCAACGACCTCGTCATCAACGTCATTGACACCCCAGGCCACGCCGACTTCGGTGGCGAAGTGGAACGCGCACTGTCCATGGTTGACGGCGTGGTGCTCCTGATCGACGCCTCGGAAGGTCCGCTGCCGCAGACCCGTTTCGTGCTGGGCAAGGCGCTGGCAGCCAAGATGCCCGTGATCATCTTGGTGAACAAGACCGACCGCCCTGACGCTCGCATCGATGAAGTCGTTGAAGAAGCACACGATCTGCTGCTGGAACTCGCCAGCGCTATTGATGATCCCGAAGCCGCTGAGGCTGCAGAAAACCTTCTCGACCTCCCCGTGCTGTACGCCTCCGGGCGTGAAGGCAAAGCCTCCACCGAAAACCCCGGCAACGGCAATATTCCCGATGCCGAGGATCTGCAGGCCTTGTTCGACGTCATCTATGACGTCATGCCCGAGCCCACGGCAGACATCGAAGGCCCGCTACAGGCGCACGTCACCAACTTGGACTCCTCTTCATTCCTGGGGCGCATCGGTTTGATCCGCGTGCACTCCGGCAGCGTGAAGAAGGGGCAGCAGGTTGCCTGGATTCACTATGACGAAGAAGGTAACCAGCACACCAAGACCGCAAAGATCGCCGAACTGCTGCGCACGGTCGGTGTCACCCGCGTGCCCGCCGACGAGGTGGTGGCCGGCGACATTGCGGCCATCTCCGGTATCGACAACATCATGATTGGCGATACCCTCGCTGATCCCGAGCATCCCAACCCGCTGCCACGCATCACCGTGGACGAGCCAGCGATCTCCATGACCATCGGCGTGAACACCTCGCCCCTCGCCGGCCGAGGCGGTGGCGATAAACTCACTGCCCGCATGGTCAAGGCTCGCCTGGATCAGGAACTGATCGGTAACGTTTCCCTTCGCGTGCTTCCCACTGAGCGTCCCGACGCCTGGGAAGTGCAAGGCCGTGGCGAAATGGCACTTTCTGTGCTGGTTGAAACGATGCGCCGCGAAGGCTTCGAACTTACCGTGGGTAAGCCCCAGGTGGTGACCCAGGAAATCGATGGCAAACTGCACGAGCCCTTCGAGCACATGGTCATTGACGTACCTGGTGAATACCAGGGAGCCGTCACTCAGCTCATGGCTGCACGCAAGGGGCAGATGGTTGCCATGGACAACGTTTCCGATGATTGGGTGCGGATGGAATTCAAGGTTCCAGCCCGCGGTCTCATTGGCTTCCGCACCACCTTCATGACGGAGACTCGCGGCACCGGCATCGCCAACCACTACTCCGAGGGATTCGAGCCTTGGGCTGGCGAAATCAAGGACCGCGCTACTGGCTCCCTGGTGGCTGACCGTTCCGGACAGATCACCGCCTATGCTCTCCAGCAGTTGGCAGACCGTGGTTCCTTCTTCGTGGAGCCGGGCACCGAAGCGTATGAAGGTATGGTCGTGGGCGCCAATAACCGCGATGAGGATATGGATATCAACATCACGCGCGAAAAGAAGCTCACCAACATGCGTTCCGCCACGGCAGACGCTACTGTGACGCTGGCGAAAGCGCGCTCGCTCTCGCTGGACGAGGCCATGGAGTTCTGTGGCCAGGACGAGTGCGTGGAGGTGACCCCTGATACGCTGCGCGTGCGCAAGGTGATCCTCAACGCCACCGAGCGTGCCCGTGCTCGCTCCCGCGAGAAGGCTCGCAATAAATAA
- the dapD gene encoding 2,3,4,5-tetrahydropyridine-2,6-dicarboxylate N-succinyltransferase — translation MTSAHAIGLATITQDGEILDAWFPYPELSGQPAEAGTELIEGSEVPEDFRALSVTDGDRKVERKVIRTTLSSLEDAPKDTFDAYLRLHLLSHRLVKPHGLNLDGIFGLLNNVVWTNFGPCSPKHFEVTRARLQRRGPVTVFCMDKFPRMIDYVIPSGVRIGDADRVRLGAHLAEGTTVMHEGFVNFNAGTLGSSMVEGRISAGVVVGDGSDIGGGASIMGTLSGGGKHVISIGERCLLGANAGCGIPLGDDCVIEAGLYVTSGSKLVARGAVAEALGVSDGDTIKAVDLSGANNILYRRNSVSGAIEAVPWKSQAVELNSELHKN, via the coding sequence ATGACTTCTGCACATGCCATTGGACTTGCAACGATCACCCAAGACGGCGAGATTTTGGACGCTTGGTTCCCGTATCCGGAGCTCAGCGGACAGCCAGCCGAAGCCGGCACCGAGTTGATCGAAGGCAGCGAGGTTCCCGAGGACTTCCGCGCGCTTTCGGTCACCGACGGCGACCGCAAAGTTGAGCGCAAGGTTATTCGCACAACGCTTTCAAGCCTCGAGGACGCCCCTAAGGACACCTTCGACGCCTACCTGCGTCTGCACTTGCTCTCCCACCGCCTAGTCAAGCCTCACGGACTAAACTTGGACGGCATCTTTGGCTTGTTGAACAACGTTGTGTGGACCAACTTCGGCCCCTGCTCACCGAAGCACTTTGAGGTCACCCGGGCTCGCCTGCAGCGCCGCGGCCCGGTCACGGTGTTTTGCATGGACAAGTTCCCCCGCATGATCGATTACGTCATCCCCTCCGGCGTGCGCATCGGCGATGCCGACCGCGTGCGCCTGGGCGCCCACTTGGCAGAGGGTACGACCGTGATGCACGAAGGCTTCGTCAACTTCAACGCTGGCACCCTGGGCAGCTCCATGGTGGAAGGCCGAATCTCCGCCGGTGTGGTGGTTGGTGATGGCTCGGACATCGGCGGCGGCGCCTCGATCATGGGCACGCTGTCCGGCGGCGGCAAGCACGTCATCTCCATCGGCGAGCGCTGCCTGTTAGGTGCCAACGCCGGTTGCGGGATTCCGCTTGGCGACGACTGCGTGATCGAAGCCGGCCTCTATGTCACCTCCGGATCCAAGCTCGTCGCTCGCGGTGCCGTTGCCGAGGCGCTCGGCGTATCCGACGGCGACACCATCAAAGCCGTTGATCTCTCTGGCGCCAACAACATCCTCTACCGCCGCAACTCCGTCAGCGGCGCTATCGAGGCGGTGCCGTGGAAGTCTCAGGCAGTTGAGCTCAACTCCGAGCTGCACAAAAACTAG
- a CDS encoding DUF402 domain-containing protein, with amino-acid sequence MVDLHPVKQEVFDTARFINTDPKGFLREVDTFKETDFGLYMARGADHPRFGYLESWLLPEVGLRANIFHFRDGVDEKMDFYFDIADISQQDGVWQTRDLYVDLVSICGEPVKVMDIDELAAATSEGLISAEDAERAIDATLMAVEGITRHSDDPMAWLASMGICLEWAEHVDLTPAS; translated from the coding sequence ATGGTGGATTTGCACCCGGTGAAGCAAGAGGTGTTCGACACCGCGCGCTTTATCAACACCGATCCCAAAGGATTTCTGCGCGAAGTGGACACCTTTAAGGAAACGGATTTTGGCCTTTACATGGCCAGGGGTGCAGATCACCCGCGTTTTGGCTACCTCGAATCCTGGCTGCTGCCAGAGGTTGGTCTGCGCGCCAACATCTTCCATTTCCGCGATGGTGTGGACGAGAAGATGGACTTTTACTTCGATATCGCCGACATTTCTCAGCAGGACGGGGTGTGGCAAACCCGCGACCTCTACGTGGATCTGGTGAGCATCTGCGGCGAGCCGGTGAAAGTCATGGACATCGATGAACTCGCCGCGGCGACCAGCGAGGGACTCATTAGTGCTGAGGATGCCGAGCGTGCCATTGACGCGACGCTCATGGCCGTCGAAGGCATCACGCGCCACAGCGATGATCCGATGGCGTGGCTCGCCTCCATGGGCATCTGCCTGGAGTGGGCAGAGCACGTTGATCTCACACCCGCGTCTTAA